A single window of Apodemus sylvaticus chromosome 4, mApoSyl1.1, whole genome shotgun sequence DNA harbors:
- the Thbs3 gene encoding thrombospondin-3 produces the protein MEKPELWGALALLLLCSYTCGSQDLQVIDLLTVGESRQMVAVAEKIRTALLTAGDIYLLSTFRLPPKQGGVLFGLYSRQDNTRWLEASVVGKINKVLVRYQREDGKVHAVNLQQAGLADGRTHTALLRLRGPSRPSPGLQLYVDCKLGDQHAGLPALAPIPPAEVSGLEIRTGQKAYLRMQGFVESMKIILGGSMARVGALSECPFQGDESIHNTVTSALQSILGEQTKALVTQLTLFNQILVELRDDIRDQVKEMSLIRNTIMECQVCGFHEQRSHCSPSPCFRGVDCMEVYEYPGYRCGPCPPGLQGNGTHCGDINECAHADPCFPGSNCINTMPGFHCEACPPGYKGTRVSGVGIDYARASKQVCSDIDECNDGNNGGCDPNSICTNTVGSFKCGPCRLGFLGNQSQGCIPARTCHSPAHSPCHVHAHCLFERNGAVSCQCNVGWAGNGNVCGPDTDIDGYPDQALPCMDNNKHCKQDNCLLTPNSGQEDADNDGVGDQCDDDADGDGIKNVEDNCRLFPNKDQQNSDTDSFGDACDNCPNVPNNDQKDTDGNGEGDACDNDVDGDGIPNGLDNCPKVPNPLQTDRDEDGVGDACDSCPEMSNPTQTDADNDLVGDVCDTNEDSDGDGHQDTKDNCPQLPNSSQLDSDNDGLGDECDGDDDNDGVPDYVPPGPDNCRLIPNPNQKDSDGNGVGDVCEDDFDNDAVVDPLDVCPESAEVTLTDFRAYQTVILDPEGDAQIDPNWVVLNQGMEIVQTMNSDPGLAVGYTAFNGVDFEGTFHVNTVTDDDYAGFLFSYQDSGRFYVVMWKQTEQTYWQATPFRAVAQPGLQLKAVTSVSGPGEHLRNALWHTGHTPDQVRLLWTDPRNVGWRDKTSYRWRLLHRPQVGYIRVKLYEGPQLVADSGVIIDTSMRGGRLGVFCFSQENIIWSNLQYRCNDTVPEDFEPFRRQLLQGRV, from the exons ATGGAGAAGCCGGAACTTTGGGGTGCCCTGGCTCTACTCCTCCTTTGCTCTTACACATGTGGCAGTCAGGACCTTCAGG TAATTGACCTGCTGACGGTGGGCGAGTCCCGGCAGATGGTAGCTGTGGCTGAGAAGATCCGGACGGCTTTACTCACCGCTGGGGACATCTACCTCTTGTCCACTTTCCGCCTCCCTCCAAAGCAAGGCGGTGTGCTCTTTGGCCTCTACTCTCGCCAAGACAACACACGATGGCTGGAGGCCTCTGTCGTGGGCAAAATCAACAAAG TGCTGGTGCGGTACCAGCGGGAAGACGGCAAAGTCCACGCAGTGAACCTGCAGCAGGCAGGCCTGGCTGACGGGCGCACACACACGGCTCTCCTGCGGCTCCGAGGACCTTCTCGACCCAGCCCTGGCCTGCAGCTGTATGTGGACTGTAAACTGGGTGACCAACACGCTGGCCTTCCAGCACTGGCCCCCATCCCTCCAGCAGAGGTCAGCGGACTGGAGATCAGAACTGGACAGAAGGCTTATCTGAGGATGCAG GGCTTTGTGGAATCCATGAAGATTATTCTGGGTGGATCCATGGCTCGAGTCGGAGCCCTGAGTGAGTGTCCGTTCCAAGGAGACGAGTCCATTCACAACACAG TGACCAGCGCGCTACAATCCATTCTAG GGGAGCAGACCAAGGCGCTGGTCACCCAGCTCACCCTCTTCAACCAGATCCTAGTGGAGCTTCGGGATGACATCCGAGACCAG GTGAAGGAAATGTCCCTGATCCGGAACACCATCATGGAGTGTCAGGTGTGCG GTTTCCACGAGCAGCGTTCACACTGCAGCCCCAGCCCCTGCTTCAGAGGCGTGGACTGCATGGAGGTGTATGAGTACCCGGGCTACCGCTGTGGGCCCTGTCCACCCGGCCTGCAGGGCAACGGCACCCACTGTGGTGACATCAATGAG TGTGCTCACGCTGACCCCTGTTTCCCGGGCTCCAACTGCAtcaacaccatgcctggcttccacTGTGAGGCCTGCCCTCCAGGGTACAAGGGCACCCGCGTGTCTGGTGTGGGCATCGACTATGCTCGAGCCAGCAAACAG GTCTGCAGTGATATTGACGAATGTAATGATGGTAACAATGGAGGCTGTGACCCAAATTCCATCTGCACCAACACGGTG GGATCTTTCAAATGTGGTCCTTGCCGCCTGGGTTTCCTGGGGAACCAGAGCCAGGGCTGCATTCCAGCAAGGACCTGCCACAGCCCTGCCCACAGCCCCTGCCACgtccatgcccactgtctctttGAACGCAATGGTGCCGTGTCATGCCAG TGTAACGTGGGCTGGGCAGGGAACGGGAACGTGTGCGGGCCTGACACAGACATAGATGGCTATCCGGACCAGGCACTTCCCTGCATGGATAACAACAAGCACTGCAAGCAG GACAATTGCCTTTTGACACCCAACTCTGGGCAAGAAGATGCTGATAATGATGGTGTTGGGGACCAATGTGATGACGATGCTGATGGGGATGGCATCAAAAATGTTGAG GACAATTGCAGACTGTTCCCCAACAAGGACCAGCAGAATTCAGACACAGATTCATTTGGTGATGCCTGCGACAACTGTCCCAATGTTCCCAACAATGACCAGAAGGACACGGATGGCAATGGAGAAGGAGACGCCTGTGACAACGATGTGGATGGGGATG GCATCCCCAATGGGTTGGACAATTGCCCCAAAGTACCCAACCCACTGCAGACAGACCGGGATGAGGACGGAGTGGGAGATGCTTGTGACAGCTGCCCTGAAATGAGCAATCCTACCCAG acagatgcagacaacGACCTGGTGGGGGATGTCTGTGACACCAATGAGGACAG CGATGGAGACGGGCACCAGGACACCAAGGACAACTGTCCTCAGCTGCCGAATAGCTCTCAGCTGGACTCGGACAATGACGGGCTTGGAGATGAGTGTGACGGGGACGATGACAATGATGGCGTCCCAGATTACGTGCCTCCCGGGCCTGATAACTGTCGCCTGATACCCAATCCTAATCAGAAGGACTCAGATG GCAACGGTGTTGGTGATGTCTGTGAGGACGACTTTGACAATGATGCAGTGGTTGACCCTCTGGATGTGTGCCCGGAAAGTGCAGAAGTTACCCTTACAGACTTCCGGGCCTATCAGACCGTGATTCTGGATCCTGAGGGTGACGCCCAGATCGATCCAAACTGGGTGGTGCTCAACCAG GGCATGGAGATTGTTCAGACTATGAACAGTGACCCAGGTCTTGCCGTCG GATACACGGCCTTTAATGGTGTGGACTTTGAAGGCACTTTCCACGTGAACACAGTCACGGACGACGACTACGCTGGCTTCCTCTTCAGTTACCAGGACAGTGGCCGCTTCTATGTGGTCATGTGGAAACAGACCGAGCAGACCTACTGGCAGGCCACGCCTTTCCGCGCAGTGGCCCAACCAGGACTGCAGCTCAAG GCAGTGACATCAGTGTCTGGCCCAGGCGAGCACCTCCGGAATGCTCTGTGGCATACGGGCCACACCCCTGATCAGGTACGCCTGCTGTGGACCGATCCACGGAATGTGGGTTGGCGAGACAAGACATCCTATAGATGGCGGCTGCTCCACCGGCCCCAAGTTGGCTACATTCG